A genomic region of Nostoc sp. UHCC 0702 contains the following coding sequences:
- the hrcA gene encoding heat-inducible transcriptional repressor HrcA: MEVQLTNRQQHILWATVRHYIATAEPVGSKALVEEFGLGVSSATIRNVMGVLEKSGLLYQPHTSAGRVPSDSGYRIYVDQLITPSELLAKEAELALQQRLPWEDWSLEALLQGAAQILATLSGCISLITMPQTTTANLRHLQLVQIEPGRIMLIVVTDSYETHSKLMDLPPVQEDKLDAEVTDRELQIVSNFLNTHLRGRSLLELANLDWSQLDKEFQRYGEFLKNSVVELSRRTHAPTATHILVRGVAEVLRQPEFSQLHQVQTLIQLLEEEQDQLWRLIFEEPEVEEPGKSRVTVRIGAENPLEPIRTCSLISSTYRRGSIPVGSVGVLGPTRLDYESAIAVVAAAADYLSETFSYFNP, translated from the coding sequence CGAGGAGTTTGGCCTAGGTGTTAGCTCAGCGACAATTCGTAATGTGATGGGCGTGTTAGAAAAATCTGGGTTACTCTACCAACCGCATACCTCTGCTGGACGAGTACCTTCAGACTCAGGCTACCGCATTTATGTTGACCAGCTAATTACGCCTTCAGAACTATTGGCAAAAGAGGCAGAACTAGCACTGCAACAGCGCCTTCCTTGGGAAGATTGGAGTTTAGAAGCGCTACTGCAAGGAGCCGCCCAAATCTTAGCAACCTTGAGTGGGTGCATTAGCTTGATTACCATGCCGCAAACCACAACAGCAAATTTGCGACATCTGCAATTAGTGCAAATTGAGCCAGGGCGGATCATGCTAATTGTGGTGACAGATAGTTATGAAACCCATTCTAAGTTAATGGATTTACCGCCAGTACAGGAAGACAAACTTGATGCAGAGGTGACAGATAGGGAATTACAGATTGTTTCTAACTTTTTGAATACCCACTTACGCGGGCGGAGTTTGTTAGAGTTAGCCAATCTTGACTGGAGTCAATTGGATAAAGAGTTCCAACGTTATGGCGAATTCTTGAAAAATTCAGTTGTAGAATTAAGCCGCCGTACTCATGCACCGACTGCTACACATATTTTGGTTCGCGGTGTGGCAGAAGTTTTGCGTCAGCCAGAATTTTCTCAATTACATCAAGTGCAGACGCTGATTCAGCTATTGGAAGAAGAACAAGACCAACTGTGGCGATTAATCTTTGAAGAACCAGAAGTGGAAGAACCAGGTAAGTCACGGGTAACGGTTCGCATTGGTGCAGAAAACCCATTAGAACCCATACGTACCTGTTCGTTAATTTCTTCTACCTATCGCCGAGGTTCAATACCAGTAGGGAGTGTAGGAGTTTTAGGCCCAACACGCCTAGACTACGAAAGTGCGATCGCGGTTGTGGCTGCTGCTGCTGATTATCTTTCAGAAACTTTCAGTTACTTCAATCCTTAA